In Harmonia axyridis chromosome 6, icHarAxyr1.1, whole genome shotgun sequence, a single window of DNA contains:
- the LOC123682207 gene encoding STAM-binding protein-like, protein MIIEDWSMTALNTSDLSPKRRLEMLYEKARNTHVDDGVSVERYWNIANEILFCAKKLQKKNDYEESLLNYLRYKTMIKKLRSHERYRDLPLGKRASFAYKLKEVAKHVKILTELVFAGYKKLLVMADFHIDHSNFEGYQEQRPTISTVRTFISTPRHSLVTPLHPTVQMRARSRSIMNSKASSALYVALAKSSSSVNMEAAQRKSIFPTKQVKEFDELYKQRRTVRGHRTVVLPSRITTAFSYLSLPNTKKNLETVGYLAGRELNPTRLIVTHMLLPKQLGFSDYFKVADSTSLIHYLEDEDLMTIGWIHSHPKEIPYLSSTDMHYHAVFQNVLPEAVAVVYSPIEMRSVVFNLTPDHGLPTITSCEKKGFHTHPAKHPLTMQSHHTVTDLLADLTVQDFRNEEGYTRRDSTDTESGHQNLTERLLQVKTSIRPSAIPSKVRYSEVNFVHLDTQI, encoded by the exons ATGATAATAGAAGACTGGAGTATGACAGCGCTTAATACCTCTGATCTCTCACCAAAAAGGAGACTCGAAATGCTTTATGAAAAAGCCAGAAACACACATGTCGATGACGGCGTATCAGTTGAGAGATATTGGAATATAGCAAACGAAATATTGTTTTGTGCTAAGAAACTGCAGAAGAAGAACGATTACGAAGAATCACTCCTAAACTATCTTCGATATAAgacaatgataaaaaaattgagatcgCATGAGAGATACAGGGATCTGCCATTGGGAAAACGTGCTTCGTTCGCTTATAAACTGAAGGAAGTAGCGAAACACGTGAAGATCTTGACCGAACTTGTGTTTGCAGGTTACAAGAAATTATTAGTTATGGCTGATTTTCATATAGATCATAGCAATTTTGAGGG GTACCAAGAACAGAGACCAACAATATCGACCGTCAGAACCTTCATTAGTACTCCCCGCCACTCTCTTGTCACTCCTCTCCATCCAACTGTACAAATGAGAGCGAGAAGCAGGTCAATAATGAATAGCAAAGCATCCTCAGCATTATATGTAGCTTTAGCGAAAAGTTCCTCATCCGTGAACATGGAGGCTGCCCAAAGGAAATCCATCTTTCCCACCAAGCAGGTTAAGGAGTTCGATGAGCTCTACAAGCAACGAAGGACTGTTAGAGGTCACAGGACGGTAGTGTTACCAAGCAGGATCACAACTGCATTCTCTTACCTATCCTTGCCCAACACCAAGAAAAACCTGGAGACTGTAGGGTACTTGGCAGGGAGAGAACTGAACCCTACTAGGCTCATCGTCACGCATATGCTACTTCCAAAACAGTTAGGGTTCTCCGATTACTTCAAGGTTGCAGACTCGACTTCCTTAATCCACTACCTGGAAGATGAGGACCTGATGACTATCGGTTGGATCCATTCTCATCCTAAGGAGATCCCATATCTCTCCAGCACGGATATGCACTACCATGCAGTCTTCCAAAACGTACTTCCAGAAGCTGTAGCAGTCGTGTATAGTCCAATAGAGATGAGAAGCGTAGTGTTTAACCTAACGCCTGATCATGGCTTGCCAACGATCACGAGCTGCGAGAAAAAAGGCTTCCATACGCATCCTGCCAAGCATCCTCTAACCATGCAGTCTCACCACACAGTAACGGATTTGTTGGCGGATTTAACCGTCCAGGATTTCAGGAATGAGGAGGGGTATACCAGAAGAGATTCGACTGATACTGAGAGTGGGCATCAAAATTTGACGGAGAGGCTGTTGCAGGTGAAGACTAGCATAAGGCCTTCAGCTATACCGTCAAAGGTGAGGTATAGCGAGGTGAATTTTGTACATTTGGATACTCAAATATAA
- the LOC123682206 gene encoding STAM-binding protein-like, whose amino-acid sequence MNDQFLDCYNISDNSLNRADLKPKKRYENLVERSKTTHIDHQIPIKRYIQIADALLFAAKNSENKQAHEAALINYIRYQSLVKKLRTHKKYKDIPIGDRSAFDYKLKNVMKNVKAISEIVIQEYKKLYQISRFDTQDQNLEGYQEQRPTLSTVKTFISGYKGDSVRFSSQPSLSATRSMSRSRSKMIADSYSTMSVPIYRAFSSNLDVNLGLRRSIFPTKQVKEFDVIHTQRKIVRSHRTVIVPSRITTEFSYLSYRNTKQNIETVGYLAGSELNATQFLVSHLILPEQVGYSDYFKVRDSLELIRYLDMHDLLVLGWIHSHPMECNYLSSSDMHYHSVFQSVLPEAIAIVYSPKFMTSTTFNLTPNHGLKFILNCRKKGFHTHPTNPPITMVSQHAITDLYGDLIVKDFRDSRRGQGEMDNPKSSITSNLFERMLRDTQSTDARHRIRKSEVSFVHIGR is encoded by the exons ATGAACGATCAATTTTTGGATTGCTATAATATAAGTGATAATAGCCTCAATAGAGCTGATCTAAAACCAAAAAAAAGATACGAGAACTTGGTTGAAAGAAGCAAAACGACGCACATAGACCATCAAATTCCTATAAAAAGATACATCCAGATAGCAGATGCCTTACTTTTTGCCGCGAAGAATTCTGAAAACAAGCAAGCTCATGAAGCAGCACTGATCAATTACATTCGGTATCAATCGTTGGTGAAGAAATTGAGGACGCACAAAAAGTACAAGGATATACCGATTGGAGACAGATCTGCGTTCGATTATAAGTTGAAGAATGTCATGAAGAATGTTAAAGCCATCAGTGAGATTGTCATACAGGAATACAAGAAGTTATATCAGATATCCAGGTTTGATACACAGGATCAAAATTTGGAAGG GTATCAAGAACAAAGACCAACCTTATCGACTGTAAAGACATTCATCAGCGGTTACAAGGGAGATTCTGTAAGATTCTCAAGCCAGCCTTCACTAAGTGCCACCAGGTCAATGAGCAGATCTAGATCAAAAATGATAGCCGACTCTTACTCTACCATGAGTGTCCCGATATATCGAGCCTTTTCTTCTAACTTGGACGTCAATCTCGGCCTCAGACGTTCCATATTCCCTACTAAGCAAGTAAAGGAGTTTGACGTCATTCACACCCAGAGGAAGATAGTGAGGAGCCACAGAACTGTGATAGTACCCAGCAGAATAACCACTGAGTTCTCCTACCTCTCCTACAGGAACACCAAGCAAAACATTGAGACTGTAGGGTATCTAGCAGGTAGTGAACTGAATGCTACTCAGTTTTTGGTTTCCCATTTGATACTTCCTGAGCAGGTAGGATACTCTGATTATTTCAAGGTCAGGGATTCGCTAGAACTGATCAGGTATCTAGACATGCATGACTTGTTGGTCTTAGGTTGGATACACTCTCATCCAATGGAGTGCAACTACCTATCCAGCAGCGACATGCACTACCACAGCGTGTTTCAAAGCGTACTCCCAGAAGCTATAGCTATAGTGTATAGTCCAAAGTTTATGACCAGTACTACATTCAATCTTACGCCCAATCACGGTCTCAAGTTCATCTTGAACTGTAGGAAGAAGGGTTTCCACACACATCCAACCAATCCACCAATCACAATGGTATCTCAGCATGCTATAACTGATCTGTACGGGGATCTGATAGTGAAAGATTTCAGGGATAGCAGGAGAGGTCAAGGTGAGATGGATAATCCTAAATCATCGATTACTTCGAATCTGTTTGAAAGGATGCTCAGGGATACTCAGTCTACTGATGCAAGGCATAGGATAAGAAAGAGTGAAGTGAGTTTCGTACATATTGGTCGATGA
- the LOC123682219 gene encoding uncharacterized protein LOC123682219, whose amino-acid sequence MMYIVLFSTLCFLASIEAQEKKKVQCLQCESRNKDEGCKAGDFRVKESCFGNKCFAYLDTGRNGDKKIWKRGCTSSKNTCKGKERKGCILCEEDKCNKVALPDK is encoded by the exons ATGATGTATATCGTATTATTTTCGACTCTGTGTTTTCTAGCTAGTATTGAAG cacaagagaaaaaaaaagtacaatgtCTTCAATGTGAATCAAGGAATAAAGATGAAGGATGCAAAGCTGGTGACTTCAGGGTTAAGGAATCTTGTTTTGGCAATAAGTGTTTCGCCTATCTCGATACAGGACGTAACGgagataaaaaaatttggaaaagagGTTGCACATCATCTAAAAATACCTGTAAAGGCAAAGAAAGAAAAGGCTGTATCTTATGCGAAGAGGATAAATGCAACAAAGTAGCACTTCCAGATAAATGA